In the genome of Pseudomonas sp. HS6, one region contains:
- a CDS encoding zinc ABC transporter substrate-binding protein, with product MSRLFSVFVAFVASFLLIGSAQAEVRVLTSIKPLQLIAAAVQDGVAIPEVLLPPGASPHNYALRPSDVRKVQSVDLLYWIGPDMEGFLPRVLNGRTLPSVAVQDLPGMKLRRFAEDSHSHAEDADEHDHDHRPGTLDAHLWLSPVNARVIADKMAADLSAADPANAERYQSNVKAFDERLDALDQRLKKRLASVEGKPYFVFHEAFDYFEDAYGLKHTGVFSVAAEVQPGAQHVAAMRARLQEVGKTCVFSEPPLRPRLAETLVAGLPVKLAELDALGGYTPATAQGYEQVLEKLGNDLAGCLESL from the coding sequence GTGTCCCGACTTTTTTCTGTTTTTGTGGCATTTGTCGCCAGTTTTCTGCTGATCGGTTCGGCTCAGGCCGAAGTCAGAGTCCTCACTAGCATCAAGCCGCTGCAATTGATTGCCGCGGCGGTGCAGGACGGCGTGGCGATTCCGGAAGTGCTGCTGCCGCCGGGGGCTTCGCCGCATAACTATGCGTTGCGCCCGTCCGACGTGCGCAAGGTGCAATCGGTGGACTTGCTGTACTGGATCGGCCCGGACATGGAAGGCTTCCTGCCTCGCGTGCTGAACGGTCGCACGTTGCCGAGCGTTGCCGTGCAGGACCTGCCGGGCATGAAGCTGCGTCGCTTCGCCGAAGACAGCCACTCCCACGCCGAAGACGCCGACGAGCATGATCATGATCACCGCCCGGGCACCCTTGATGCGCATTTGTGGCTATCGCCGGTAAACGCACGGGTTATTGCCGACAAGATGGCCGCCGACCTGAGCGCTGCCGACCCGGCCAATGCCGAGCGCTATCAAAGCAACGTAAAAGCGTTCGACGAGCGTCTCGATGCGCTGGATCAGCGTTTGAAGAAACGTCTGGCCAGCGTTGAAGGCAAACCCTACTTCGTCTTTCACGAAGCCTTCGACTACTTCGAAGATGCCTACGGCTTGAAACACACCGGCGTGTTCAGCGTCGCGGCGGAAGTGCAGCCGGGCGCTCAGCATGTGGCGGCGATGCGCGCGCGTTTGCAGGAAGTCGGCAAGACGTGCGTGTTCAGTGAGCCGCCGTTGCGCCCACGCCTGGCCGAAACCCTGGTAGCGGGCCTGCCGGTGAAGCTGGCGGAACTGGATGCGTTGGGTGGGTATACGCCGGCGACAGCTCAGGGTTATGAGCAAGTGCTGGAGAAGCTGGGGAATGATCTGGCGGGTTGTCTCGAATCGCTCTGA
- a CDS encoding PA5502 family lipoprotein: MKPFASRYLLLVAFSVLLGACQSTPPVAEAPDARATAIAQLEQSLASSELATAEDQLAALQTETPNDQSLEQYQRQLAEAYLRRSQIVLQKGDVNAAATALARARALMPKAPALTGGVNGAITEARKAELEKAEAALQAAEAKPKAKVIDPTAESTTIALNITDSRKLRRQLDAIAADVVNYDCAVSIQAPRTNDYPWLATLITKRVKKLDPDFDLQIEKQILRTVPAQMVLSPRKP; this comes from the coding sequence ATGAAGCCGTTCGCCTCCCGTTATCTGCTCCTTGTCGCATTTTCAGTGCTGCTGGGCGCCTGCCAAAGCACGCCGCCGGTGGCCGAAGCCCCCGATGCGCGGGCCACGGCCATCGCACAGCTGGAGCAAAGCCTGGCCAGCAGCGAACTGGCCACCGCCGAGGACCAATTGGCAGCCTTGCAGACCGAAACGCCCAACGATCAGTCCCTTGAGCAATACCAGCGCCAGTTGGCCGAAGCCTATCTGCGCCGCAGCCAGATCGTCCTGCAAAAGGGCGATGTGAATGCGGCCGCAACCGCTTTGGCCCGCGCCCGCGCGCTGATGCCCAAGGCTCCGGCGCTGACCGGTGGCGTCAACGGCGCCATCACCGAAGCCCGCAAGGCTGAGCTGGAAAAAGCCGAAGCAGCGCTCCAGGCCGCTGAAGCCAAGCCGAAAGCCAAAGTGATCGATCCGACCGCCGAAAGCACCACGATTGCGCTGAATATCACCGATAGCCGCAAACTTCGCCGTCAACTCGACGCGATCGCCGCCGATGTGGTGAATTACGATTGCGCGGTGAGCATTCAGGCACCGCGCACCAATGATTACCCTTGGCTGGCGACGTTGATCACCAAACGCGTGAAGAAGCTCGATCCGGATTTCGATCTGCAGATCGAGAAGCAGATTCTGCGCACAGTCCCGGCACAGATGGTTCTGAGCCCGCGCAAACCTTAA
- a CDS encoding MetQ/NlpA family ABC transporter substrate-binding protein, translating to MKKLIAAFAAVAAFSAHAETLTVAATPVPHAEILEFVKPALAKEGVDLKVKVFTDYIQPNVQVAEKRLDANFFQHQPYLDEFNKAKGTSLVAVTGVHLEPLGAYSSKIKKLDELPSGANVVIPNDATNGGRALLLLAKAGVITLKDPTNILSTVKDIAQNPKDLKIRELEAATIPRVLTQVDLALINTNYALEAKLDPSKDALVIEGNDSPYVNILVSRADNKDSDAMKKLAAALHSPEVKKFITEKYKGAVLPAF from the coding sequence ATGAAAAAACTGATCGCTGCTTTCGCTGCCGTAGCCGCTTTTTCGGCCCACGCTGAAACCCTGACCGTAGCTGCCACCCCGGTGCCGCACGCGGAAATCCTCGAATTCGTGAAGCCGGCACTGGCCAAAGAAGGCGTGGATCTGAAGGTCAAGGTCTTCACTGACTACATCCAGCCGAACGTGCAGGTCGCCGAAAAGCGTCTGGACGCCAACTTCTTCCAGCACCAGCCGTACCTCGATGAGTTCAACAAGGCCAAGGGCACCAGCCTGGTCGCTGTGACCGGCGTGCACCTGGAGCCGCTGGGCGCTTACTCCAGCAAGATCAAGAAACTCGACGAGCTGCCAAGCGGTGCCAACGTGGTCATCCCGAACGACGCCACCAACGGCGGCCGTGCGCTGTTGCTGCTGGCCAAGGCTGGCGTGATCACCCTGAAGGATCCGACCAACATCCTGTCGACCGTCAAGGACATCGCCCAGAACCCGAAAGACCTGAAAATCCGTGAACTGGAAGCCGCGACCATCCCGCGCGTGTTGACCCAGGTCGACCTGGCGCTGATCAACACCAACTACGCGCTGGAAGCCAAGCTGGATCCGTCCAAGGACGCGCTGGTCATCGAAGGCAACGATTCGCCGTACGTGAACATCCTGGTGTCCCGTGCGGACAACAAGGACAGCGATGCCATGAAGAAACTGGCCGCTGCCCTGCACAGCCCGGAAGTGAAGAAATTCATCACCGAGAAGTACAAAGGCGCGGTGTTGCCGGCGTTCTGA
- a CDS encoding homoserine kinase codes for MSVFTPLARPELETFLAPYGLGRLLDFQGIAAGSENTNFFISMEKGEFVLTLVERGPVQEMPFFIDLLDVLHEADLPVPYALRTTDGVALRELKGKPALLQPRLAGKHIKQANAQHCAQVGDLQAHLHLATQGNNMIKRKTDRGLDWMLEEGTQFLSHLSDEPRALLQAALDEITQQKDKILALPRANIHADLFRDNAMFEGTHLTGLIDFYNACSGPMLYDVAIALNDWCSDDDGLIDGPRARAFLGAYATLRPFTAAEAELWPTMLRVACVRFWLSRLIAAESFAGQDVLIHDPKEFEQRLAQRQTVSTPLPFAL; via the coding sequence ATGTCTGTGTTCACCCCCCTGGCTCGGCCCGAGCTGGAAACCTTTCTCGCCCCATACGGGCTCGGCCGTCTGCTCGATTTCCAGGGGATCGCCGCCGGCAGCGAAAACACCAACTTCTTTATCAGCATGGAAAAGGGCGAGTTCGTCCTGACCCTGGTCGAGCGCGGCCCGGTGCAGGAAATGCCGTTCTTCATCGACCTGCTCGACGTCCTCCACGAAGCCGACCTGCCGGTGCCTTACGCACTGCGCACCACCGACGGCGTGGCCCTGCGTGAGCTGAAAGGCAAGCCGGCGCTGCTGCAACCGCGCCTCGCCGGCAAGCACATCAAACAGGCCAACGCCCAGCATTGCGCGCAGGTCGGTGACTTGCAGGCGCACCTGCACCTGGCAACCCAGGGCAATAACATGATCAAGCGCAAGACCGATCGTGGCCTGGACTGGATGCTGGAAGAGGGCACGCAGTTTCTCTCGCACCTGAGCGACGAGCCGCGCGCGCTGCTGCAAGCCGCGCTGGACGAAATCACCCAACAGAAAGACAAAATTCTCGCGCTGCCACGGGCGAACATCCACGCCGACCTGTTCCGCGACAACGCGATGTTCGAAGGCACGCACCTGACCGGGCTCATCGACTTCTACAACGCCTGCTCCGGGCCGATGCTCTACGACGTGGCGATTGCCTTGAACGACTGGTGCTCGGACGATGACGGCCTGATCGACGGCCCACGTGCGCGGGCCTTCCTGGGTGCCTACGCGACACTGCGCCCGTTCACGGCAGCCGAAGCAGAGTTGTGGCCTACCATGCTGCGAGTGGCGTGCGTGCGGTTCTGGCTGTCGCGATTGATCGCGGCGGAATCGTTCGCCGGGCAGGACGTGCTGATTCACGATCCGAAGGAGTTCGAGCAGCGTCTGGCCCAGCGTCAGACGGTCAGTACGCCGCTACCTTTCGCCCTGTAA
- the katE gene encoding catalase HPII, translating to MSTKKPAADKSQLAGTDTPDRANTNAKLDSLETFRSDATGQALRTNQGVKVADNQNTLKAGARGPSLLEDFIMREKITHFDHERIPERIVHARGTGAHGFFQTYENHSALTKAGFLRDPGKKTPVFVRFSTVQGPRGSGDTVRDVRGFAVKFFTDEGNFDLVGNNMPVFFIQDAIKFPDFVHAVKPEPHNEMPTGGSAHDTFWDFVSLVPESAHMVIWAMSDRAIPKSLRSMQGFGVHTFRLINAEGKSRFVKFHWRPTAGTCSLVWDEAQKLAGKDTDYHRRDLWEAIETGDYPEWELGVQVIEEENEHDFDFDILDPTKLIPEEIVPITPLGKMTLNRNPDNFFAETEQVAFCPGHIVPGIDFSNDPLLQGRLFSYTDTQISRLGGPNFHELPINRPVAPFHNGQRDAQHRTVIDKGRASYEPNSIDGGWPKETPPAAQDGGFESYPERIDANKIRQRSESFSDHFSQARLFFNSMSKHEQEHIISAYSFELGKVEREHIRAREVNEILANIDLELAKRVAANLGLPAPAKGTVEVRKTSLDHSPSLSQANLLPENIKTRKVAILAANGVDGAAIDAMKAALAAEGAHAKLLGPTSAPVKTADGKSLAVDASMEGLPSVAFDAVFVPGGAASVKALSGDGVALHYLLEAYKHLKAIALQGEAKQLLDVLKLEADAGLIEGKDVKALTQPFFAAIGQHRVWDREPKAKGVPA from the coding sequence ATGAGTACCAAAAAACCTGCCGCCGACAAAAGCCAACTGGCCGGGACCGACACCCCGGATCGCGCCAACACCAACGCCAAACTCGACAGCCTGGAGACATTCCGCTCCGACGCCACCGGCCAGGCCCTGCGCACCAATCAGGGCGTGAAGGTCGCGGACAACCAGAACACCCTCAAGGCCGGTGCTCGTGGGCCGTCGCTGCTGGAAGACTTCATCATGCGTGAGAAAATCACGCACTTTGACCATGAGCGGATTCCCGAGCGCATCGTCCATGCCCGAGGCACCGGTGCCCACGGCTTCTTTCAAACCTACGAGAACCATTCGGCGCTGACCAAGGCCGGCTTCCTACGAGATCCCGGCAAGAAAACGCCAGTGTTCGTACGCTTTTCCACGGTGCAAGGGCCACGCGGCTCCGGCGATACCGTGCGCGACGTTCGTGGTTTTGCCGTGAAGTTCTTCACTGACGAAGGCAATTTCGATCTGGTCGGCAACAACATGCCGGTGTTCTTCATCCAGGACGCGATCAAGTTTCCCGATTTCGTCCACGCGGTGAAACCCGAGCCGCACAACGAAATGCCTACCGGTGGCTCGGCTCACGACACGTTCTGGGACTTCGTATCGCTGGTGCCGGAATCGGCGCACATGGTCATCTGGGCCATGTCCGACCGGGCCATTCCGAAAAGTCTGCGCAGCATGCAGGGCTTTGGCGTGCACACCTTCCGGCTGATCAACGCCGAGGGCAAATCACGCTTCGTCAAATTTCACTGGCGCCCCACCGCAGGCACCTGTTCGCTGGTGTGGGACGAAGCGCAGAAGCTGGCCGGTAAAGACACCGACTACCATCGACGCGATCTCTGGGAGGCCATCGAGACCGGGGACTACCCGGAATGGGAACTTGGCGTACAGGTCATCGAGGAGGAAAACGAGCACGACTTCGATTTCGACATCCTCGACCCGACCAAGCTGATTCCCGAGGAAATCGTTCCGATCACGCCGCTGGGCAAGATGACCCTCAACCGCAACCCGGATAACTTCTTCGCCGAGACCGAACAGGTCGCGTTCTGCCCCGGCCATATCGTGCCAGGGATCGACTTCTCCAATGACCCGCTGCTGCAAGGTCGGCTGTTTTCTTACACCGATACGCAGATCAGCCGACTCGGCGGGCCGAACTTTCATGAGCTGCCGATCAATCGCCCAGTTGCGCCGTTCCACAACGGCCAGCGCGATGCCCAGCACCGCACGGTAATCGACAAGGGCCGAGCCTCCTATGAGCCGAACTCGATCGATGGCGGCTGGCCGAAAGAAACCCCGCCGGCCGCACAGGATGGTGGTTTCGAGAGCTACCCGGAACGCATCGACGCCAACAAGATCCGTCAGCGCAGCGAGTCGTTCAGCGATCACTTCTCCCAGGCGCGGCTGTTCTTCAACAGCATGAGCAAGCACGAACAGGAACACATCATCTCGGCCTACAGCTTCGAACTGGGCAAAGTCGAGCGGGAGCATATTCGTGCGCGGGAGGTGAACGAGATTCTGGCCAACATCGATCTGGAACTGGCCAAGCGCGTGGCGGCAAATCTCGGTCTGCCGGCCCCCGCCAAAGGCACGGTCGAGGTGCGCAAGACTTCTTTGGATCACTCACCGTCCCTGAGTCAGGCCAACCTTTTGCCGGAGAACATCAAGACGCGAAAAGTGGCGATTCTGGCGGCCAATGGCGTCGATGGTGCGGCGATTGATGCAATGAAGGCCGCTTTGGCGGCAGAAGGTGCGCACGCCAAACTGCTCGGCCCGACCTCGGCGCCGGTGAAGACGGCCGATGGCAAAAGCCTCGCGGTGGATGCGTCGATGGAAGGTTTGCCTTCGGTGGCGTTCGACGCGGTGTTCGTGCCGGGTGGCGCGGCGTCGGTCAAGGCGTTAAGCGGTGACGGCGTGGCGTTGCACTACCTGCTGGAGGCGTACAAACACTTGAAGGCAATTGCTTTGCAGGGAGAGGCCAAGCAATTGCTGGATGTGTTGAAGCTGGAGGCGGATGCCGGGTTGATCGAAGGCAAGGATGTGAAAGCGCTGACCCAGCCGTTCTTTGCGGCGATCGGGCAGCATCGGGTCTGGGATCGCGAGCCTAAAGCGAAAGGCGTTCCGGCTTAA
- a CDS encoding methionine ABC transporter permease — translation MADLMSFFTNIDWYEIWLATGDTMMMLGGSLLFTVLLGLPLGVLLFLCSPRQLLEAKGVYALLSLVVNILRSLPFIILLIVMIPFTVLITGTSLGVAGAIPPLVVGATPFFARLVETALREVDRGIIEATQSMGATTRQIIMNALLPEARPGIFAAITVTAITLVSYTAMAGVVGAGGLGDLAIRFGYQRFQTDVMIVTVVLLLILVQVLQMVGDRLVVHFSRK, via the coding sequence ATGGCAGACCTGATGAGTTTCTTCACCAATATCGACTGGTACGAAATCTGGCTGGCCACCGGCGACACCATGATGATGCTCGGCGGCTCGCTGCTGTTCACCGTCCTGCTCGGCCTGCCGCTGGGCGTGTTGCTGTTCCTGTGCAGCCCGCGCCAGTTGCTCGAAGCCAAAGGCGTTTACGCGCTGCTGTCGCTGGTGGTGAACATCCTGCGTTCGTTGCCGTTCATTATTCTGTTGATCGTGATGATCCCGTTCACCGTGCTGATCACCGGCACCTCGCTGGGCGTGGCCGGTGCGATTCCGCCGCTGGTGGTGGGTGCAACGCCTTTCTTCGCGCGGTTGGTGGAAACCGCCCTGCGTGAAGTCGATCGCGGCATCATCGAAGCAACCCAGTCGATGGGCGCGACTACCCGCCAGATCATCATGAACGCCTTGCTGCCGGAAGCCCGTCCGGGCATCTTCGCGGCGATTACGGTGACGGCGATTACACTGGTTTCCTACACCGCAATGGCGGGTGTGGTTGGCGCCGGTGGCCTGGGTGACCTGGCGATTCGTTTCGGCTACCAGCGTTTCCAGACCGACGTGATGATCGTCACCGTGGTGTTGCTGCTGATTCTGGTGCAAGTGCTGCAAATGGTTGGCGACCGACTGGTCGTTCACTTCTCGCGCAAATAA
- the zur gene encoding zinc uptake transcriptional repressor Zur: MPITPIASRPHDHSHCVHSALSEADALCAQKGLRLTALRRRVLELVWQSHKPLGAYDILAVLSEQDGRRAAPPTVYRALDFLLENGLVHRISSLNAFVGCVHPKHSHQGQFLICRECHAAIELEQKTISDAIVHSAKDVGFIVEAQTVEVVGLCSGCRGA; this comes from the coding sequence ATGCCTATTACCCCGATTGCCAGCCGTCCCCACGACCACTCCCATTGCGTCCACAGCGCCCTGTCCGAGGCCGATGCCTTGTGTGCACAGAAAGGCCTGCGCCTGACCGCATTGCGTCGGCGGGTGCTGGAACTGGTCTGGCAGAGCCACAAGCCGCTGGGTGCCTACGACATCCTCGCGGTGCTCAGCGAGCAGGACGGGCGCCGCGCCGCGCCGCCGACCGTGTACCGCGCGCTGGATTTTCTGCTGGAAAACGGCCTGGTGCACCGCATCTCCTCGCTGAACGCCTTTGTCGGCTGCGTTCACCCGAAACACTCGCACCAGGGCCAGTTCCTGATCTGCCGCGAGTGTCACGCCGCTATCGAACTTGAGCAAAAAACCATCAGCGACGCGATCGTCCACAGCGCCAAGGACGTCGGTTTTATCGTCGAGGCCCAGACCGTTGAAGTAGTCGGCCTCTGCTCCGGTTGCCGGGGGGCTTGA
- the znuC gene encoding zinc ABC transporter ATP-binding protein ZnuC — protein sequence MSDALIRLEQVAVRFAGQNVLDNIHLSVEPGQIVTLIGPNGAGKTTLVRAVLGLLKPDSGSVWRKPKLRIGYMPQKLHVDPTLPLSVLRFLRLVPGVDRPRALAALKEVGAEHVIDSPVQSVSGGEMQRVLLARALLREPELLVLDEPVQGVDVAGQAELYSLITRLRDRHGCGVLMVSHDLHLVMSTTDQVVCLNRHVCCSGHPEQVSGDPAFVELFGNHAPSLAVYHHHHDHAHDLHGSVVKGPVTGQPHVHGDSCKHG from the coding sequence ATGAGCGATGCGTTGATCCGTCTGGAGCAGGTGGCTGTCCGGTTTGCCGGGCAGAACGTGCTGGACAATATTCACCTGAGCGTCGAGCCGGGGCAGATCGTCACCCTGATCGGCCCCAACGGCGCCGGCAAGACCACGCTGGTGCGCGCCGTGCTCGGGCTGTTGAAACCCGATAGCGGCAGCGTCTGGCGCAAGCCGAAACTGCGCATCGGTTACATGCCGCAAAAGCTTCACGTCGATCCGACCTTGCCGCTGTCAGTGCTGCGCTTCCTGCGTCTGGTGCCGGGTGTTGATCGCCCGCGTGCGCTGGCGGCACTCAAGGAAGTCGGCGCCGAGCACGTCATAGACAGCCCGGTGCAAAGCGTTTCCGGCGGTGAAATGCAGCGCGTATTGCTGGCCCGGGCGCTGTTGCGCGAGCCGGAACTGCTGGTGCTCGACGAGCCTGTGCAAGGTGTCGATGTGGCCGGGCAAGCCGAGCTGTACAGCCTGATCACCCGCCTGCGCGACCGTCACGGCTGCGGCGTGCTGATGGTCTCTCACGACCTGCATCTGGTGATGAGCACCACCGACCAGGTGGTGTGCCTCAACCGTCATGTCTGCTGCTCCGGGCATCCCGAGCAGGTCAGTGGCGATCCGGCTTTCGTCGAGCTGTTCGGCAATCACGCACCGAGCCTGGCGGTCTATCACCACCATCACGACCACGCCCACGACCTGCATGGTTCGGTGGTCAAAGGGCCTGTGACGGGCCAACCTCACGTTCACGGAGATAGCTGCAAGCATGGCTGA
- a CDS encoding methionine ABC transporter ATP-binding protein, whose protein sequence is MIEFQNVHKTYRVAGKDITALHPTSLSIENGQVFGLIGHSGAGKSTLLRLINRLEESSGGKIIVDGEEVTALDANGLRRFRQQVGMIFQHFNLLASKTVADNVALPLTLAGELSRAEIDQRVAELLQRVGLSDHAKKFPAQLSGGQKQRVGIARALATKPKILLCDEATSALDPQTTASVLQLLAEINRELKLTIVLITHEMDVIRRVCDQVAVMDAGVIVEQGSVADVFLHPKHPTTKRFVQEDEQIDESEQRDDFAHVPGRIVRLTFQGEATYAPLLGTVARETGVDYSILAGRIDRIKDIPYGQLTLAVTGGDMDAAFARFTAADVHMEVLR, encoded by the coding sequence GTGATCGAGTTTCAAAACGTCCATAAGACTTACCGCGTCGCCGGTAAGGACATCACCGCGCTGCATCCGACCAGTCTCTCCATCGAGAACGGTCAGGTGTTCGGCCTGATTGGCCATTCCGGCGCGGGAAAAAGTACCCTGCTGCGTCTGATCAATCGCCTGGAAGAATCCAGTGGCGGCAAGATCATTGTCGACGGCGAAGAAGTCACCGCGCTGGACGCCAACGGCCTGCGCCGTTTCCGTCAGCAGGTCGGGATGATCTTCCAGCACTTCAACCTGCTGGCGTCCAAGACCGTGGCCGACAACGTCGCGCTGCCGCTGACCCTCGCCGGTGAACTGTCCCGCGCCGAGATCGACCAGCGTGTGGCCGAGCTGCTCCAGCGCGTCGGTTTGTCCGACCACGCGAAGAAATTCCCGGCGCAGCTGTCCGGTGGCCAGAAGCAGCGCGTCGGCATCGCCCGGGCCCTGGCGACCAAGCCAAAAATCCTGCTGTGCGACGAAGCCACCAGCGCCCTCGACCCGCAGACCACCGCGTCGGTCCTGCAACTGCTGGCCGAAATCAACCGCGAGCTGAAACTGACCATCGTGCTGATCACCCACGAGATGGACGTGATCCGCCGTGTCTGCGATCAGGTCGCCGTGATGGATGCCGGTGTGATCGTCGAGCAAGGCTCGGTGGCCGACGTGTTCCTGCATCCGAAACACCCGACCACTAAGCGTTTTGTCCAAGAAGACGAGCAGATCGACGAAAGCGAACAGCGCGATGACTTTGCTCACGTGCCGGGCCGCATCGTGCGTCTGACCTTCCAGGGCGAAGCGACCTACGCGCCGTTGCTCGGAACCGTCGCCCGGGAAACCGGTGTGGACTACAGCATCCTGGCCGGTCGTATCGACCGCATCAAAGACATTCCTTACGGGCAATTGACCCTCGCCGTCACCGGTGGCGACATGGACGCGGCGTTCGCCCGCTTCACCGCCGCTGACGTTCACATGGAGGTGTTGCGCTAA
- a CDS encoding SCO family protein — MTRTQKTVFILVAVIALILGLTVNKVLSGKGQGDPTALIDAGIILLPQSRNLPDVTMTNQDGQPVTVNELKGKWSLLFFGYTFCPDICPTTLAQLRQIKSELPKDAVDKLQIVLVSVDPNRDNPAQLKQYLGYFDPQFIGLTPKSIEELQKVANAVSIPFIPADTSKPNYTVDHSGNLAVIGPDGTQRGFIRAPLNNAKLVAQLPVMLNRK, encoded by the coding sequence ATGACTCGAACCCAGAAAACCGTCTTCATCCTCGTGGCCGTGATCGCGCTGATCCTCGGCCTGACCGTCAACAAAGTGCTGAGCGGCAAGGGCCAGGGCGACCCGACCGCGTTGATCGACGCCGGCATCATCCTGCTGCCGCAAAGCCGCAACCTGCCGGACGTGACGATGACCAATCAGGACGGCCAGCCGGTCACGGTCAACGAGCTCAAAGGCAAGTGGAGCCTGCTGTTTTTCGGCTACACCTTCTGCCCGGACATCTGCCCGACCACCCTCGCCCAGCTGCGCCAGATCAAGAGCGAGCTGCCGAAGGACGCGGTGGATAAATTGCAGATCGTGCTGGTCAGCGTCGACCCGAACCGCGACAACCCTGCGCAGTTGAAGCAGTATCTGGGTTACTTCGATCCGCAGTTCATTGGCCTGACGCCGAAGTCGATCGAGGAACTGCAGAAGGTAGCTAACGCGGTGAGTATTCCGTTCATTCCGGCGGATACCAGCAAGCCGAATTACACGGTGGATCACAGTGGAAATCTGGCGGTGATCGGGCCGGATGGGACGCAGCGGGGGTTTATTCGGGCGCCGTTGAACAACGCCAAACTAGTCGCGCAGTTGCCGGTGATGCTGAATCGCAAGTAA
- the znuB gene encoding zinc ABC transporter permease subunit ZnuB, which translates to MADFLFYALLAGLALAVVAGPLGSFVVWRRMAYFGDTLSHAALLGVALGFLLDVSPTVAVTVGCLLLAVLLVTLQQRQPLASDTLLGILAPSTLSLGLVVLSFMHEVRIDLMAYLFGDLLAISPTDLAWILGGSAAVLVLLVTLWRPLLAITVHEELARVEGLPVAGLRMALMLLIAVVIAVAMKIVGVLLITSLLIIPAAAAQRHARSPEQMALGASLLGMLAVCGGLALSWFKDTPAGPSIVVTAAALFLLSFVLPRRGV; encoded by the coding sequence ATGGCTGATTTTCTGTTCTACGCCCTGCTTGCAGGTCTGGCGCTGGCGGTGGTCGCGGGGCCGCTGGGGTCGTTCGTGGTCTGGCGGCGCATGGCCTATTTCGGCGACACCCTGTCCCACGCCGCGCTGCTCGGCGTGGCGCTGGGTTTTTTGCTGGATGTCAGCCCGACCGTTGCGGTCACCGTGGGCTGCCTGCTGCTGGCGGTGCTGCTGGTGACCCTGCAACAGCGTCAGCCGCTGGCGTCCGACACATTGCTGGGCATTCTTGCGCCGAGCACGCTCTCTCTCGGTCTGGTGGTACTAAGCTTCATGCATGAAGTGCGGATCGACCTGATGGCCTATCTGTTCGGCGACCTGCTGGCGATCAGCCCGACCGATCTGGCGTGGATCCTCGGTGGCAGCGCGGCGGTGCTGGTGCTGCTGGTGACGTTGTGGCGGCCGCTGCTGGCGATCACCGTGCACGAAGAACTGGCCCGGGTCGAAGGCCTGCCGGTGGCTGGTTTGCGCATGGCGTTGATGTTGCTGATCGCGGTGGTGATCGCCGTGGCGATGAAAATCGTCGGTGTGTTGCTGATTACGTCGCTGTTGATCATCCCGGCGGCTGCGGCACAACGTCACGCCCGTTCGCCGGAGCAGATGGCACTGGGCGCGAGCCTGCTGGGCATGCTCGCCGTGTGTGGCGGGCTGGCGCTGTCCTGGTTCAAGGACACCCCGGCCGGCCCGTCAATCGTTGTGACGGCGGCCGCACTGTTTCTGCTGAGTTTTGTTCTGCCCCGTCGAGGGGTGTAG